In the Cylindrospermopsis raciborskii Cr2010 genome, TTAAAGCGGTCAACATTAAGACGGGAATTTCAGCAGTACGCTCATCCCGACGCAGTCTTTGGCAAATGGTAAATCCATCTACTCTTGGCAACATCAGGTCAAGTAAAATCAAGTCGGGTTGTAGTTGGAGAGCCAGCGCCTGACCTTTAATACCGTCTTCAGCTTGACTAACATCGTAGCCAGCCATTTCTAAGTTGACGGCAACAAGTTCTGAAATCGCTGGGTCATCGTCTATGACAAGAATCCTGGGCATTATTAAAAAATTATGACTACCTTATATTTAACGATAAATTAAGAATCTTTGATATATACAAAGATTACTTTTCCGACGGACAAGAACATTTAAAATTGAACATAAGGACTAATGTGGTAAAGGACTTAGGTTCACAATTAAAGACATGAAAATAATATCAGTTTACACCACCAGATGTAACTCACAAATTACAGTTTCTAACCCATATTTTTTCGAGGTCACATTGAGTCAGGAGTCAAGTTGATCATTACATACGGAATAAATAAAGTATATCTTTTTACTTATTTGTTCTTAATGCACAAAAATAACATAAAAACAATAATTATTTACAATTTGTAAAATCTAGGTTATAAAATTTAGGATATAACACCCTAAGAGCTGGAATTAGTTGTGAATCAGTCTATTGTTTGGCAACGGGCACCTGAAAATTTCCAGTTGTGTGATCAGGAAGTACATATCTGGAAGATTAACCTGAAGGTATCACCATGGGAAATGGAATTTTACCGCAGGGTTTTATCTGGTGATGAAATAGCTCGTGCAGAAAGATTTTATTTTCCACAACACCAAGAGCGGTTTATTGTTGGTCGTGCCTTTCTTAGAAAAATCCTGTCGAAGTATATAAACGTAGAAGCAAAAGAAATAGAATTTGAGTATGAAGAGAGAGGAAAGCCATTATTAGGCTTGAAGTTTAAGCATTGTGGAATATGCTTTAATTTATCCCATTCTCAAGACCTAGGTTTATGTGGTGTGAGTCATAATAGACTAATAGGAGTAGATTTAGAAGGTATTCGTCACACATCAGATATAGAAAACTTAGCCAAGCGCTTTTTTTCAGTTAGGGAATAT is a window encoding:
- a CDS encoding 4'-phosphopantetheinyl transferase family protein, which encodes MNQSIVWQRAPENFQLCDQEVHIWKINLKVSPWEMEFYRRVLSGDEIARAERFYFPQHQERFIVGRAFLRKILSKYINVEAKEIEFEYEERGKPLLGLKFKHCGICFNLSHSQDLGLCGVSHNRLIGVDLEGIRHTSDIENLAKRFFSVREYEVIKSVAPEEQQEIFFRYWTCKEAYLKATGKGISELAQVEIELSPNKSAKLCIVGNWQLKELVPAENFAAAVVIANHNHLDRFRFWEP